From bacterium:
TGGATAAATTAGTCGTTTCAAATTCGCCTCATATTAAAAATATAGAATCTGTTCCGAGGATAATGTGGGGGGTGAATTTTGCTCTATTCCCGGCAATTGTAGGGGCAGTATATTTCTTTGGGATTTATGCCTTATGGGTAATTTTATCCTCAGTCATAAGTGCGGTCATCACTGAAGCAATAATACAAAAATTCCTGTTAAAAAAACCTGTGACTATTTCAGATGGCAGTGCGGTGACAACGGGAATTTTGCTGGCATTTAGCATTCCGCCTGCTGTGCCACTCTGGTTACCTGCTGTTGGCTCTTTTGTGGCGATTGCTATTGCCAAGCAATGCTTTGGTGGGTTAGGCTGGAATATATTTAACCCAGCAATGATTGGTCGGGCATTTTTATTAATCTCCTGGCCCGTAGAAATGACTACCTGGACTTCACCCGTAGATAGTGTTACCGGTGCATCTCCTCTTGGCATTTTAAAAGAAGAAGGATTTGAAAAGGTAGTAGAATTCTTTGGCGATAGATGGACAATGTATGCAGACCTGTTTACTGGGAACATTCGAGGTTCATTAGGTGAAACATCCTGTTTGCTTTTAATCCTCGGAGCGATTTACCTGCTCTATAAAGGTTATATCTCCTGGCAGATTCCCATTAGTTTTCTTGGCACAGTATTTTTACTAAGCTGGATAACTGGCGGTGACCCTTTATTTGCTATCTTATCTGGGGGCTGTATTTTAGGGGCGTTTTTTATTGCCACGGATATGGTTACTTCACCAGTAACAAAAACAGGACAATTAATCTTTGGTGCAGGAATTGGCGTTTTAATTGTCTTAATTCGCGCTAAATCTGGCTATCCAGAAGGTGTTTGCTATGCAGTTTTATTAATGAATACCCTCACGCCTTTAATCGATAGATATATTAAAACTAAACCGTATGGAGTTGTTAAGAAATGATTAAGAATATCTTTAAAATTGGCATTAATTTGATGATTATCAGTTTAATTGGTGCAGTTATTTTAGCCATTACGGATGCGGTAACTAAACCTAAAATTAAAGAGGTAGAAGAAATGGCTAAATTAAAAGCCCGTCAAACTGTTTTACCACAGGCACTTGAATTCAAAGAATTTAAAACGAAAAAAGGGTTCTTTAGAGGATTTGATTGCGAAGACAAATTAGTTGGATATGTTATTTCCTGTCTGGCTGAAGGCTATAGTGGTGGATTCTGGATTATGGCAGGTGTAAATAAGGAATTCAAAATTGTGGAAATAAATATATTAACTCACAAAGAAACTCCAGGACTGGGTAATAAAATCGAAGAGGCAGAATTCCGTAATCAATACAAATCTAAAGGCATAGAAAACTTAGAGGTAGTTAAAGTGCCAACTAAAGATAAGATTCAAGCAATTACTGGAGCGACTATTTCCTCTAAAGCCGTAACCGAAGCAGTGAAAAAGGGATTAGAGGAATTAGAAAAAAATGTAACTATTCAGCGACTGATTAACACGGATTAGCACGGATAAATACAAAGGTCAGAAGACAGATAAGAAAGGGGAAAACGGGGAAACGGAGAAAGGGAGAAACGGAGAAGGAGAGGAGACACGAGGCACTATACCTGAATTTTCAGCCATCAGCCTTCAGCCTGATTACGGACACGGAAAATGGATACGATTTACGAATTTTCCGTGTTTCATCCGTGTTCAGCCGCGGCTGAACAGTTACCAATATACGAGCGGCTAAGTTTTCGTGATAGTGGAAGATATAAAGGGATGAGTCCACATCAGGCTATGAATCCTGATATATAGCAGTTATTAGTCAAAACTTTACTCAGAGTGGATAAGTAAAAAAAATCCCAAATCCCAAGCACCAAATCTCAAATAAACACCAAATTCCACATACCAAAAAGCGAATTAGAGATTAGTGAATTAGAGATTAGATTTTACTAATTCGCTAATTCGTTTAATTCACTAATTCACTAAATAGAATTTGTGATTTGGAATTTCATAGCCATATCTATGTCAAATTTCGATTAATAAGTGCTATACGGATAGGATGGGTTGATTGGCTAATGATAGATTGGGTAGAGGATTATAATAGTTTGTCACCGTCTCTAAATAGGCTAAAAATGTCAAACGACAGAAAAGGGGTAGAAAAATGGGGTAAAATGGCAAAATCCCCTTGAAAAATCTATAAACTAACCATAAGTCCCAAATTGTGAACGCTCCCCATAATTCTATCTGCACAGGTCGCAAATTTTTGTTGACATTTATCTTCCTATCATGTATAATACTAATAATGGCAAAGATGGAAATCTTTATTTCCATCGATTGTAGTAGTTGACAGGAACACAGAAACATAATAAAACATAGAAAATAGACCGAAGTGAATCTTTTAACAAACTAAGTGAGAGAGAGGTTAGATATTCATCATAAAGGAATAATCACCAAATGAGGAATATATTAATTACCGGAGGAGCAGGTTATGTAGGAGCTGTTTTGGTCCCTAAACTGCTTGAGAAAGGGTATGGAGTAAAGGTTATTGACCTGTATATCTATGGGGAAGATGTCTTAGATAGCGTCAAAGACCATCCAAACCTTGTTCAGATAAAAGGGGATATTAGAGAGAGAGGGCTTCTTGAAAGAGAGATTGTAGGCTACAGCGACATAATCCACCTTGCCTGTATATCTAATGATCCAAGCTATGAGCTGAATCCCGAGCTTGGCAAATCAATAAATTATGATGCCTTTGTCCAATTGGTAGATGTAGCAAAGGGAAATAGGGTAAAGCGGTTTATCTATGCTTCAAGCTCCAGTGTATATGGGATCAAGGAGGAACAAGAAGTAACAGAGGACCTTCCCCTGGAACCTTTGACGGATTATTCCAAATACAAAGCTAAATGCGAGGAGGTTTTATTAAAGGCTGCTGCTGCTGATTTTGTAGTAACGGTTATCAGACCTTCGACCGTATGTGGTTACTCACCTCGAATGAGGCTCGACCTTACAGTTAATATCTTAACCAACTACGCTATTAACAAAGGAGAGATTACTGTTTTTGGGGGAGAGCAGATGCGTCCCAACATCCACATTGAAGATATGGTAGACCTTTATGTCTATCTATTGGAACTGCCTGCTGAAAAAATAGACAAAAAAATCTACAATGCCGGATATGAAAACTACAAGGTTAAAGATATTGCAGAAATGGTCAGGGAGGTGATTGGGAAACAGGTGATAATTAAGACTATCCCAAGTGATGATATGAGGTCATATCATGTCTCTTCAAAAAGAATCAAGGAAGAAATATGCTTTGTTCCTAAACATACAGTTAAAGAAGCAATCCTTGATTTAAAGAGGGCTTTTGAAGAGGGTAAGATTCCGAATTCTATGACAGATATACGGTATTACAATATTAAAGCCATGCAGGCATTGAATCTTAAATGAAGACAGATGTAAAAGTGCCCTATGTAAATATTGTTGCTCAACATAAGCCAATTAAAGACGAGCTCTTAAGCGCTATAGATAAAGTAATTAATCATGGCCAGTTTATCTTTGGCGATGAAGTTGTTGAGTTTGAACAGCGGTTTGCTGAGTTGTGTGATGTGCAGTACGCCATAGGTGTTAATTCTGGCACCGATGCACTTATTTTAGCCCTCAGGGCTTTGGGGATAGGACAAGGCGATGAAGTAATCACTCCTCCAAACTCTTTTGTTAGCACTTCCAGTTGTATCGCACTTCTTGGCGCACGACCTATTTTTGTAGATGTAGGAGATGATTACAACATAGACCCCGCTTTAATCAAGGAAGCTATCACACCCTGTACGCGGGCTATAATCCCGGTACATCTCACTGGTCGGCCGGCAGATATGGATGCAATTAGGAAAGTGGCGGCAAAACATAACCTGTATGTGATTGAAGACTGTGCCCAGGCAATAACAGCAGAGTATAAAGGCCGACGGGTTGGTTCAATGGGTAGCGTGGGGTGTTTTAGTCTTCACCCATTAAAAACTTTGAATGCTTGTGGCGACGGTGGTATGTTAACCACCAACGACAAAAAGCTATATGAAAAACTCAAAATTATGCGCAATCTTGGCCTGAAAAATCGCAATGAGTGTGTAATATGGAGTGGGAACTCTCGATTAGATACCTTGCAAGCAGCTATTCTACTGGTTAAGCTGAAGTATCTGGATGAATGGACAGAAAAGCGGCGGGCCAATGCCGCTTTTTACCAACAAAGACTGAATAGTATTCCCCAGATGCGAATACCAATAGATAAAATATATGAGAAGGCAGTTTATCACACCTTTGTTATTCAATGTGAGCGTCGTAATGAGCTGCAGGAATATTTAGCCGTGCAAGGAATAGAAACGGCCATTCATTATCCGATTCCTATCCATCTCCAAAAAGCAGCTTCAGAACTTGGTTATCAGGAAGGCAGTTTTCCGGTAGCCGAAGAGCAAGCAAAGAGAATTCTTAGTTTGCCGATTTATCCAGAACTCACGAGCAATGAGCTGGAATATATTGTAAAATGTTTATCTAATTTTTATCAAAGGAAGGGGAAATAATGCAAGTACCGTTTTCTTACCTTGACCGTCAATTTGCCGATATTGATCTATATCTTAATGATGTTAGGGAGCTGGTAAAAAGTGGTGATTTTACATTGGGCAGACAGCTTCTTGAATTTGAGAAGCGTTTTGGGGAAATAACAGGTATCCCTCATGCCATAGGGGTAGCCAGTGGTACGGATGCACTCATTCTTTCTTTAAAAGTTCTTGGTGTTGGGCCGGGGGACGAGGTTATTACTACTCCAATGA
This genomic window contains:
- a CDS encoding RnfABCDGE type electron transport complex subunit D gives rise to the protein MDKLVVSNSPHIKNIESVPRIMWGVNFALFPAIVGAVYFFGIYALWVILSSVISAVITEAIIQKFLLKKPVTISDGSAVTTGILLAFSIPPAVPLWLPAVGSFVAIAIAKQCFGGLGWNIFNPAMIGRAFLLISWPVEMTTWTSPVDSVTGASPLGILKEEGFEKVVEFFGDRWTMYADLFTGNIRGSLGETSCLLLILGAIYLLYKGYISWQIPISFLGTVFLLSWITGGDPLFAILSGGCILGAFFIATDMVTSPVTKTGQLIFGAGIGVLIVLIRAKSGYPEGVCYAVLLMNTLTPLIDRYIKTKPYGVVKK
- a CDS encoding RnfABCDGE type electron transport complex subunit G, with protein sequence MIKNIFKIGINLMIISLIGAVILAITDAVTKPKIKEVEEMAKLKARQTVLPQALEFKEFKTKKGFFRGFDCEDKLVGYVISCLAEGYSGGFWIMAGVNKEFKIVEINILTHKETPGLGNKIEEAEFRNQYKSKGIENLEVVKVPTKDKIQAITGATISSKAVTEAVKKGLEELEKNVTIQRLINTD
- a CDS encoding SDR family oxidoreductase: MRNILITGGAGYVGAVLVPKLLEKGYGVKVIDLYIYGEDVLDSVKDHPNLVQIKGDIRERGLLEREIVGYSDIIHLACISNDPSYELNPELGKSINYDAFVQLVDVAKGNRVKRFIYASSSSVYGIKEEQEVTEDLPLEPLTDYSKYKAKCEEVLLKAAAADFVVTVIRPSTVCGYSPRMRLDLTVNILTNYAINKGEITVFGGEQMRPNIHIEDMVDLYVYLLELPAEKIDKKIYNAGYENYKVKDIAEMVREVIGKQVIIKTIPSDDMRSYHVSSKRIKEEICFVPKHTVKEAILDLKRAFEEGKIPNSMTDIRYYNIKAMQALNLK
- a CDS encoding DegT/DnrJ/EryC1/StrS family aminotransferase, whose amino-acid sequence is MKTDVKVPYVNIVAQHKPIKDELLSAIDKVINHGQFIFGDEVVEFEQRFAELCDVQYAIGVNSGTDALILALRALGIGQGDEVITPPNSFVSTSSCIALLGARPIFVDVGDDYNIDPALIKEAITPCTRAIIPVHLTGRPADMDAIRKVAAKHNLYVIEDCAQAITAEYKGRRVGSMGSVGCFSLHPLKTLNACGDGGMLTTNDKKLYEKLKIMRNLGLKNRNECVIWSGNSRLDTLQAAILLVKLKYLDEWTEKRRANAAFYQQRLNSIPQMRIPIDKIYEKAVYHTFVIQCERRNELQEYLAVQGIETAIHYPIPIHLQKAASELGYQEGSFPVAEEQAKRILSLPIYPELTSNELEYIVKCLSNFYQRKGK